One Novosphingobium sp. G106 DNA segment encodes these proteins:
- a CDS encoding PEPxxWA-CTERM sorting domain-containing protein: MKKLLSGLVTLLAATSVPAGATVLSGLIDGGSVQGAGSFVNLTGTGPFTVGQDNFNTNNFYAFDEAQNFVLTDELIANFGLTNIAAGTRVNSHFVFFDPLARETLQGTITFDTPVLAAITLRSQLIASNYLGAAGVTYLDPASVGLEPSVDFITLGSPGANSLRLNFLSTDAPGDHFRVITLASSPVPEPQTWAMMLAGVGMIGAAMRRRAKVSVRYQPV, encoded by the coding sequence TTGAAGAAGCTTCTTTCCGGTCTCGTCACTCTTCTCGCCGCGACCTCGGTCCCGGCCGGTGCAACCGTCCTGTCCGGCCTGATCGACGGCGGATCGGTCCAGGGCGCCGGAAGCTTCGTGAACCTGACCGGCACCGGCCCGTTCACGGTCGGTCAGGACAATTTCAACACCAACAACTTCTACGCCTTCGACGAGGCGCAGAACTTCGTTCTGACCGACGAACTGATCGCCAATTTCGGGCTGACCAACATCGCTGCGGGCACGCGGGTCAACAGCCATTTCGTCTTCTTCGATCCGCTCGCGCGCGAGACGCTGCAGGGAACGATCACTTTCGACACGCCGGTACTGGCCGCGATCACCCTGCGCTCGCAGCTGATCGCCTCGAACTATCTCGGCGCAGCGGGCGTCACCTATCTCGATCCGGCCTCGGTCGGGCTGGAACCGAGTGTCGATTTCATCACGCTGGGCAGCCCGGGCGCGAACAGCCTGCGGCTCAATTTCCTCTCGACCGACGCGCCGGGCGACCATTTCCGCGTGATCACGCTGGCATCGTCGCCCGTGCCGGAACCGCAGACCTGGGCCATGATGCTGGCCGGCGTCGGCATGATCGGTGCCGCCATGCGCCGACGGGCGAAGGTTTCCGTTCGATACCAACCGGTCTGA
- a CDS encoding SDR family NAD(P)-dependent oxidoreductase, which yields MERQKELDLTGKVVIVTGASRGVGKQAALDFARRGARVVLAARTVDPDPTLPGSMGETLKEIEALGGEALAVQTDIARQADLKKLVDTTVERFGGIDVLVNNAASTVGSVWSKKFADLTFAEWTNDFDINLHAPFTLMQLVTPIMAARGGGRIINVTTGSGEVFRMTEEHVPPSEVVGRNLVVPSYFASKRALDRLSNVIAPELRKDNVYVIGLHPGWVATEIVSKRLEAQGFDPKEGDNRPVLPTVPARMIVYFSSCENPNEYTGRLFWAEREMADMGVSFDPTVTEGRAEIELAETRY from the coding sequence ATGGAACGCCAGAAGGAACTGGATCTGACCGGCAAGGTCGTGATCGTTACGGGCGCCAGCCGCGGCGTGGGCAAGCAGGCCGCGCTCGACTTCGCGCGGCGCGGGGCCAGGGTGGTGCTGGCCGCGCGCACGGTCGATCCCGATCCCACCCTGCCAGGCAGCATGGGCGAGACGCTGAAGGAAATCGAGGCGCTCGGCGGCGAAGCGCTGGCCGTGCAGACCGACATCGCCAGGCAGGCGGACCTGAAGAAGCTGGTCGATACGACGGTCGAGCGCTTCGGCGGGATCGACGTGCTGGTCAACAATGCCGCTTCGACCGTCGGTTCGGTCTGGTCGAAGAAGTTTGCAGACCTGACTTTCGCGGAATGGACCAACGACTTCGATATCAACCTGCATGCGCCGTTCACGCTGATGCAGCTCGTCACGCCGATCATGGCCGCGCGCGGCGGCGGGCGGATCATCAACGTGACCACGGGCAGCGGTGAAGTGTTCCGCATGACCGAGGAGCACGTGCCGCCGAGCGAAGTCGTCGGGCGCAACCTCGTCGTGCCGAGCTATTTCGCCAGCAAGCGCGCGCTCGACCGGCTGAGCAACGTGATCGCGCCCGAACTGCGCAAGGACAACGTCTACGTCATAGGTCTGCACCCTGGCTGGGTCGCGACCGAGATCGTCAGCAAGCGGCTGGAGGCCCAGGGCTTCGATCCCAAGGAGGGCGACAACCGGCCGGTGCTGCCGACCGTGCCCGCGCGGATGATCGTCTATTTCTCCAGCTGCGAGAACCCGAACGAATACACCGGCCGGCTGTTCTGGGCTGAGCGCGAGATGGCCGACATGGGCGTCTCCTTCGATCCGACCGTGACTGAGGGACGGGCCGAGATCGAACTGGCCGAGACCAGGTACTGA